GCTCTTGCCGCAACCGGCGCCGAAAGGCTGCCCGCCACAAGCGCGATGCCCGCAACTGCGGCAATGCTGCTGCGAAAAGGCGAAAGAAGGGTCACGGCCATAAGCGTCCTCGCGTTTCAAATCGTCATGCCCTGCTTATATCGTCAAAGCATAAGGCGGAATGATGAAGTGTAAAAATACCTTTTCGTGAACAGGCGGGGATGTCCTGCCCGTAGCCACAGCATTGGCACGAAAGCGGAGTAAAAAGAAAGGGCCGGTAAAAACCGGCCCCTCCAAAATCATTCGATCCGCTATCAGTTCGCCGGCGCTGGCGCAGGTGCGGCGGGAGCCGCAGGTGGCGCACCGTTGATATTGTTGAAATAACGGAAGAAGGTCGAATCCGGGGACAGGACCAGCGTCGTGCCGTTACCGTTCAACGCATTGGCGTAAGCAGACATGGAGCGATAGAACTCGAAGAAATCAGGATCGCGCTGGAAAGCCACACCGAAGACCTTGTTGCGTTCGGCATCGCCTTCACCGCGCAGCACTTCGGACTGCCGCTGGGCCGTGGACTCGAGTTCCACAACCTCACGGTCGGCAACGGCCCGGCGACGCTGCGCCGCCTCGTTACCGCGTGCGCGGATAAGTTCGGCTTCGGCAAGACGTTCCGACTTCATGCGCTCGAAGGTCTGCTGCGACACTTCCTGCGTCAGATCGGTACGACGGATGCGGACATCCACGATGCTGATGCCGAGCGATTCCGCATCGGGACGCAGATCGTCACGCACTTCCTGCATCATCGATGCACGCGCATCCGAAAGTGCGGATTCAAAGCCGCGCAGACCGTAGACCCGGCGCAACGATGCGTCGAGACGGGTGCGCAGGCGCGATTCCGCCGACATCTGGTCACCTGAGACCGTCTGCCGGAAGCGGCGCGCATCCGTGATGCGATAGACCACGAAGGCATCGACCTCATAGAACTTGCCGCCGGAGACCTGAACACGGATATTGTCGTGATCGAAGCGCAGCGCGCGGTTCTCGACATATTGCACGCGGTCGGCATCCATGAAGGCGAAGGGCAGCTTGAAATAGAGGCCCGGCGCCGTTTTCACATCCTGGATCTGACCGAAGCGGACGACGATGGCCTGCTGGCGCTCGTTGACGACGAAGATCGACGAATAACCGAGGAAAAGCAGGACGGCGAGACCGACAAGAACGGCCGTAAGACGGTTACCCATATCAGTTGCCTCCCTGCTGTGCTGCGCCCGGATTGTTGCGCATGATCTCGTTCAGAGGCAGATAAGGCACCACGCCCTGTTTCTCGTCGATGATGATCTTGTTGGAACCCTTCAGGACCTGCTCCATCGTTTCCAGGAACATGCGCTGACGGGTTACCTCAGGCGCCGTGCGATACTGGTCATAGATGGAAATGAAGCGCTGCGCCTCACCTTCCGCCTCGTTGACGACACGCGACTTGTAGGCGTTCGCCTCTTCGACGATCTGCGCGGCCTGACCGCGTGCGGCACCGAGCTTCTGGTTGGCGTATTGATTGGCTTCCTGAACGAAGCGGTCTTCATCCTGTTCGGCACGCTGCACTTCGTCGAAGGCATCGGCCACTTCGCGCGGCGGAGCCGCATCTTCGATGGCCACTGCATTGATGGAGATGCCCGCGCCATAACCGTCCATGGTGGACTGGATGATGCTGCGCACATCCGCCGCAATCGCCTGTCGGTTATCGCGGAAGATATCCTGCGCCGGACGACGGCCAACGACTTCGCGCATGGCGCTTTCGGAAACCTGCTGCAGCGTTTCCGCCGGGGCGTCGACGTTGAAGAGATAGGATTTCGGATCGGAGACCGTATAAAGCACCGAGAACTGAACGTTGACGATGTTCTGGTCGCCGGTCAGCATCACGCCGCTCGACGAAGACGACGAGGCGCGCGAGCCGATATTCTGCTGCTGCTCGGTCACCTTGACGATTTCCACCGTCTCGATCGGCCACAGATGGAAATGCAGGCCAGGCATCGAGATTTCGTCCTTCGGACGGCCGAAACGCAGCTCGACGCCGCGCTCATCCGGCTGGACGGTGTAGATGGACTGGATGCCGAGGAAAACCAGAACGACGAGAACCACGATGGCGACCACGCCGCCATTGAAGCCGCCGGGCAGCACATTCTTGAAACGGTCCTGGCTGCGCCGGATGATCTCTTCCAGATCGGGTGGGCCGCCATTGCCGCCGCCACCGCCGCGAGGCCGGTTAGGCCCCTGCCCCCATGGGCCGCCACCGCCGCCCTGGTTGTTTCCTCCACCGCCGCCGCCCCATGGGCCGCCGCCGCCATTCTGATTGCTCCAGGGCATCAATACCTCTTTATAAAAGCCTCTCCCGGTTCCGTTCGTAAGCGATTGCTCGCGTGCGGCGGGAATATCGACCCGTTATAGGAAGGAGAAGCGCCTGTTTCAACGCAGAGGTGGTAACTAAATACCCAATCGAGGTAAATAGTTCACTTTGCCGCGGCTCGTCGCACATAAGTGGTAAACAGAACCGGATAATTGTCCTTTTCCCCTGCGGACGCGGCCTTTTCTTCGGTTTTCTCAAAAACGGCGGGATCAATTTCCGGAA
This window of the Agrobacterium fabrum str. C58 genome carries:
- the hflC gene encoding protease modulator HflC translates to MGNRLTAVLVGLAVLLFLGYSSIFVVNERQQAIVVRFGQIQDVKTAPGLYFKLPFAFMDADRVQYVENRALRFDHDNIRVQVSGGKFYEVDAFVVYRITDARRFRQTVSGDQMSAESRLRTRLDASLRRVYGLRGFESALSDARASMMQEVRDDLRPDAESLGISIVDVRIRRTDLTQEVSQQTFERMKSERLAEAELIRARGNEAAQRRRAVADREVVELESTAQRQSEVLRGEGDAERNKVFGVAFQRDPDFFEFYRSMSAYANALNGNGTTLVLSPDSTFFRYFNNINGAPPAAPAAPAPAPAN
- the hflK gene encoding FtsH protease activity modulator HflK; protein product: MPWSNQNGGGGPWGGGGGGNNQGGGGGPWGQGPNRPRGGGGGNGGPPDLEEIIRRSQDRFKNVLPGGFNGGVVAIVVLVVLVFLGIQSIYTVQPDERGVELRFGRPKDEISMPGLHFHLWPIETVEIVKVTEQQQNIGSRASSSSSSGVMLTGDQNIVNVQFSVLYTVSDPKSYLFNVDAPAETLQQVSESAMREVVGRRPAQDIFRDNRQAIAADVRSIIQSTMDGYGAGISINAVAIEDAAPPREVADAFDEVQRAEQDEDRFVQEANQYANQKLGAARGQAAQIVEEANAYKSRVVNEAEGEAQRFISIYDQYRTAPEVTRQRMFLETMEQVLKGSNKIIIDEKQGVVPYLPLNEIMRNNPGAAQQGGN